The Malus sylvestris chromosome 8, drMalSylv7.2, whole genome shotgun sequence genomic interval gcacgtgaagcttgcagctcccactacatcgctctgaccaagaaaggtaaaagaatagcaaagaaacagcactaacaaagtttagacacataaattttgaaggtctagctaccatattattacccacaagggtaaaggaacagtaccactgctggataattggaaagtccctgtgtgtcaacctctgtgcttcgtggcaaggtagactagcaaacatgcccaacctttactcacattcgagaaaacactcccaacaagattgcttgctccaaaatcgaagaggcaccgtcctccgaatctcgagagccagactcccaacatgactactttctcaaaatcgaagagagggtaaaggaacagtaccattgctggataattagaaagtccctgtgtgtcaacctttgtgcttcgtggcaaggtagactagcaaacatgcccaacctttactcacattcgagaaaacactcccaacaagattgcttgctccaaaatcgaagaggcaccgccctccgcatctcgagagccagactcccaacatgattacttcctcaaaaatcgaagagacactgctctccgaatctcgagagccagacccccagcatgattgctttctcaaaaatcgaagaggcatcgttctccgaatctcgagagccagataccacagaccacttttttcaaagtgctctgacagagttaaaacatgtgaaactggcagctcccactaccgtgctatgaccaagcagggtaaaggaatagcattactacttgttgttagggagactcctatatatgtcgacctccatccccaacggacaggcagacctgcaaaaatgctcaacccttcatcatatctgagagggcactcccaacgaagcctttcgaaatattcagctttctttccccccgataatacctatgcaaacaagctatactagagcaagaatatctcatatcatcagggttaaaagcaagagtatcccatatcatgctttttccctgtcttttcctttggccttgtttttacctgcaagacaaggagaaagaaagcaatcagtcagcacttggaatcaagcttccagccaggaactgactgcctggaaccccttacctgattacttacctggcattgctctcgagtactcatcttcaacatcttatgtttccagggaagattccgcatctgcttgaggaacagatagggcaagtgtgaaggatacaaggaagcatgtggagacaagcgtaacagcacacgtgccgatacatccattactctgtcaaaagcaaaagtatcccatatcagcagggtggaacgtactctagatttgatggacttgttttgaccctcaaattcttcagtcggccttatactctggaggaaaccagaaaacccttcagctcagttcaagaataagcctgtggaaagttacttcttcaaaagcaaaagtatctcatatcatctcttctcatttttcgtctctttatccttcatgctgctgcaagatggggagaaggtgaacaatcagtcggagctctgattgcttaccttgtctgtcacctctttcagcagaccccctagctcggcgacttgggggactcctactacatggtttgtatcgcgcttgaccaagcctgaaactacaagtaagcttcaagtgaaattgatacattaccttgtgcatctccaccagttaaagataccacccctggatggaggaagagtacttccagagaagatgccacatctacctatgagacagataaggcaagtcaagacgacaccacactccgatacttagaagtttcgtgattacgagatcattctcccataatatttcctaatgtcatttgtactaaatcattcacttgtactcactaaatgagagcttgaacctatgtacttgtgtaaacccttcacaattaatgagaactcttctattccgtggacgtagccaatctgggtgaaccacgtacatcttgtgtttgctttcctatctctatccatttatatacttatccacactaatgaccggagcaatctagcgaagatcacaaaaagcgaccgttttcgctacctaggatctatcttgcaagagaacggagaattagatggagatctcaaccatagaatacgagctggatggatgaagtgtaatagtgcatccggcgtgttgtgtgaccgtcgtaggccactgaagctcaagggaaaattttataggacggcaataaggccagcgatgttgtatggcacagaatgttgggcggtgaagcatcaacacgtacacaaaatgggtgtagtggagatgaggatgcttcgtgggatgtgtgggcacacgagaaaggataagattgggaatgaggatatccgaggtaaagtaggagtagccgaaattgtaggaaatatgagagaaaatcggctccagtgatttggacatgtgcaaagaatgccgactgacgctccggttcgaagatgtgactacgggacagaggttcagggtcgaaggggtagaggaagacctaggaaaactttggaagagactctaagaaaagacttagagtacttggatctaacggaggacatgacacaaaaccgagcgcaatggcgttctaggattcatatagccgaccccacttagtgggaaaaggctttgttgttgttgttgttgtaaggtGGGATGATAAAGTTTATTTATTAGTTATgcagaaattggaaaaatggtCGATattatttgttctttttttttaattttatcgtTTTATCTCCCTTCTCAAGTCTGCTTCGTGCTAACATGCCCAATCGATGACATCAGTTCATATTGCAGAGTAAATCATATTGTCTCCCCCTTCATACTAATTAGTTAGTAATGTGCCCTGAGTTTTGCGTGTAATTGTATCACTCAATATATTGAGGAGCGCATAGCCGGTAGGGTTACAATTGGGAAGAACAGATGCACTGGAATGCCCATTGCATGCCTATGCTCTTAACTCTACAGTTTAGTTCATTTGCATTTTGTGTGTGAATATCATCCCATATATAGTTGGTTATTCAACCTAATCAAATCATAATCTTTCATTTTGTATGGGATATTGGAAGAAAGAAACTAATCTATGTATCttaatatatgttttgtatCTTAATTAGATGAAGTCAAGTGCATCAAAGGCCTCGAGCTCAAGCTCAAACTCAATGAGATCATCAAATAGCTCCCGTGAAAAAATAAACTCATCTACGTCTACTCCATCAAAAGTAAGTTGTCATCTCTATACTTTCTCTATGGTTCTTATGTCTCagtttatttaataattaattgtaatgattctttctattattttttaatgacatTGTTGGTGAATCAACTCCACCTCAACTCCCCATTGTGGCAACTCAACAAACTCCTCTTACTCATGGTAGATCTAAAAAATCCTCCGATGCAACTCCAAAAGAAGGTTGCTCAAGTGATCAAGTAAAGAAGACACTCTCTTGGATTCACTAAAAAGTCATGAAAGGTCTACAATTTGGGAGCACTTTGATAGGACAATTTAGGGAGGTAGAGTTAAAAGGGTGTGCAAGTATTGTAGCAAATCGTATATGGCCGACGCAGATAAAAATGGTACAACTAGTATAAGAAATCACTTAGCTAGATGTAGGAGCTACGGTCCTAATAAAGAAATATTTGCTGCAAATAGGCAAAAGATCTTAACCTTTGCTGGCACAAAAGATAAGTTGGAAGCTATAGGTTTTTCTCAAGTGGAAGTTACTAAGGCTTGCGTTGAGATGATAATTATAGACGAATTACCTTTTTCTTTCATCGAGGGAGAgggtttttgtcatttttgcatGCATGCGTGTCCTTTGTGGAGAGTACCTAATCGTAAGACAATAGCTAAAGATGTACTTGGCCGTTTTACTCTGAAAATGAGAAATTGAAAAGTTAGTTGAAAACATTTATGGTGTGTTTAACAATGGATATATGGACTTCTGTTTAACAACAGATACATGAACTTCTATTCAACAAACAAATTACATGGTTCTCACCGCTCATTTTATTGATGatgattggatgttacataaaAAGATTTTGAACTTTTGTGTCATTCCAAATCATAAGGGAGAATCCATTGCTCAACTtttggatgagtgtttggtggaGTGGGGCATAGAGAAGGTGTTAACTATTACGGTTGACAATGTTTCGGCAAATGATTCCGTCTTAAGGGATTTGGTGCACTGAATAAGTGGGTGGGGGATTCCTAATGCACTTTTGCATGATGGAAAATATTTGCACGATGGAAAATATTTGCACATGAGATGTGTTGCtcatatttttaatttggtGGTGAATGTTGGGATAAAGATGTTGAATTCCGTCATACAAAGCATTCGTAATGCAATTAGGTATGTAAGATCTTCCCCTCAAAGGTTGGAGAGCTTTAAAATGTGTGTTGAGAAAGTGAGAATAGAAAGCAAAGAGCTTGTGATTTTAGATATCCCTACTAGGTGGAATTCTACATTTTTAATATTGGAATCGGTTTTGAAGTTTAAGATGGCTTTTGATAGGTTGAAAGTAGATGATGGTTATTACCTTCCTTACTTTACTAAAGAAAGTCATGATAATATAAAGGAGAGGCCACCTTCGACTTATGATTGGAGTGAGGCGGGAATATTTGCATTCTTTTTGAGACATTTCTATAAAGTCACTTTAAAAGCGTGTTGTTCTAATACTCTAACAATTCATACTACTTTTGGTGATTTGTTTAAGATCAAAAGTCTTCTCcttgaaaacaaagataatgAATTCTTGTCTATGATCTCCATGTTGATGCAAGAAAAATATGACAAATATTGGGGTTCAATTGAGGATATGAATCAATATGTTTTTGTTTCACTTGTGCTTGATCCTCGCCATAAATTGGAGAAGGTGGTTGATTATTATGAGATACTATATGGCGAGGACGAGGAAAAAGTTGAAATTGCAACCAATGCGGTGAAAGACTTGTTGTTTGATCTTTACAAGATTCATAAAGAGTTATCTTTTGATACACAACAAAGCACAAGTAGTGGTGGTGGTTCTCAATCGGCAACTACAAGTGGAGATCCTTTATCAACCATGACAGAGATTGAAAGAAAGttgaaaaagaaagcaaaaagagCCCGTATTGTGCACAATGATTTGGATAGGTATCTTTCGGATCCtaatgaagaggaagaagaggcaAACTTTGATATATTGAATTGGTGGAGGGTGAATGGGCTTTCTAAGTATCCTATTTTGGCACGAGTTGCAAAAGAGATTTTAGCTATTCCCGTATCAACCATTGCTTTGGAATCCTCATTTAGCACAAGTGGACAAATAATTGATCCATATCGTAGTTCTTTGAGTCCAAAAATGGTGGAGGCTTTGATATGTACACAAAATTGGCTTAGGTTAATTCATGTAGCGTTACATCATAAGCCAACCATTGAGGAGATTGAGTTTTGTAAAGAAGTTGAGAAAGGTAATTTTACTTATTGCATTTGGTTTTGTTAGACTATTTTAATTAGATGCTATGTTGTATGCTTGCTTTACATcatgttctttattttttttatttgtatgtagAAATGCAAATGGAAGCTCAAAGAAATGTGCTATGTTGCCTCCTAGGCCGCCTAAGCATTGAGCTTGAGCTTGAGGACTTGGAAGATTTTATTTGTGCAAGACATGAAGTGATGAAACCTTGAAGGTTTATTTGACTTGTGTGATATTTAAATTTGGACGTTTTGAAGACTTAAactttaatgtttaaatttgaactttttgaagacttaaacttgattgatgattctagttggactttaaatgtttattttcattgtgtgatgtttaaatttggatttttcGAAGACTcaaaaattttcatattttgagacttttatgagattttatgtttttagattaATTAGTAACTTCCTTCAAGAATATTGAAAAACTGTGAGCCCATCCCTAGAGAGATGGAAACATGTAATCTAATCTTTGGTTCCCCAAACAGAAAAAGATCATGTATCTTTTCATTGCAGATAGCGAAGCATGCATAGACACATTGACATATGTATCTAAATGACAAAATCTTGAGTCATATTTTCTatcttatgttatgattgttgtttttcattttttggaggaaagaaagaaagaaagaaggaaaaaaaaaaaaaaaaaaactgaaactagACCGAAACCGAACTAGGAAAaccgaataaaaaaaaaaccgaaccaagaaaaaattgaaaaaaatgaacccaaccgaaccaaaccgaaatttcgattcggtttcggttttgacaaaaaaccaaACCCAGCCCTACTAAAcacaacatattaaaatttacacaatcacattcctaattaaattaaaactgcaacatttcatttttattttttctcctcacttttttttattagttattTTCAACTTCTCGAACAACAACCACCTCACATCACATGGATATTAATTATAGTATGTAtgagacaattttttttatactatATTGGATATTAATTATAGTATGTAtgagacaattttttttatactatATTTTATAAACCACATTACGTAGCGTTTGAtagttaaattatttatttaaattataaaaaaataaatccaaCAATTAGCTATCACATCATGTGGTCTGCGAAACTTAATATAAGTAAATAATCACTCTAGCATCGCGTGATTATTATTGTGAATGAGAGATGCTCTACTTTTGGCCACATAATCTTTTGGGTATTTATTACCTTTCAAATTCATGATAGATACTTAACAAGAGAACCGTGTATGTAACATCCACCTAATTTTTGGCACTATTGTTCATCTACCAAAAAAAACCTATATTGTTGGCAAGTTATTATTCATCCCAACATAATAAAAACTTGAGTAATGATATTCATACTATGTTTtggtaccacattttcatatcaccttaggtggcatttgatgtAAACAgctacatcatttgaattaatcagattttttaatttagtttattatttaataaactaataattaagaaaaactaattaaatgatgattgtggtatacgaggagtctttcttattcatttccttgggttttacaaattttttaaatgataTGATTGTCCACATCAATGCCACCTAAAGAGGGataaaaatgtggtacaaaaacataGCATGAAAAACATTACTCTAAAAACGTTGGCCTAATTGTTCTCACACACACAATCCCACCCCcaccccacaaaaaaaaaaaacgcacaTAATTGGCATTATTATTCAGATGTGGTTTCAATACCACAGATATTTTAGCCGTTAAATTCAATTTTAACATAAGGAAGTGCTATccatacattttattttatttttcgcatactccttgataatttttatctgttgatcttcttcaattcatctgatctgacggttgaaaattaaaaaggtgtgtgagaagtaaaatgagatgtgtgaatatcacacctcTTAACGTAAGATTAGAGAACTAAGAAACGTGATTTCCATCGTGAATCGTGAATCGTGAATAGTGAATAGTGATTCTAGCAGTGAATAGTGTTGACAAGACAAGCAATACTTACTGATTTTTCCCATGATGTAATTGGGCACCATTCTGAAAAGACAACGACAAGACGGGCAATACTCATTGGCGTTGCCCATGATGTAAGGTGGTTCTTGGCTTTTTTTGGTCGTTTAAAGggttgaaacttgaaattacagttttatgtttttaaggaTAATTTCGGTATGTTGTAATTTTCGATTTTCTTTCGTTTTTGCAATTATTGAAGAAATATTCTTGGGCGGCGACGTACCCCACGTCCACTTGAGGTGTAATCAAAATGCATGATGAATCATCTTCAGGTGCCAGAAACTTGTTCCCATCACACACAAACACGCATATGATCATTGTATAATCCGGTTGTGTAAGTTTATATTCTGCTGTTGATCACAAACTCAGATGAAAGAGGAAGGGGAGTGAGTTAGTTAGTTGACAGCCGACATGACACATAATAAATTATAAACGGAAGACATGGTACAAAATCAAACGTAAAGATTTATACAGTCAAATCTACTTAaagaggtaaaaaaaaaattgttgttctGCTCCGGGGCCACTACTTCTGCTTGTAGTTTGATTGAAAGGACCACCACCTGCTTTCCAATCTCCCACATCCacaataatcatatcatatTCAGATGCCACTACTTTCTCCAATATTCTTCCATTTACTCATCGCGTCCCACGCCTTCCAGAATCACTCCATCCGGACCACGGTCCACCCCCACTTCCCCTTTGCTGTACAAATCAACTCATATTTTGGAGTTGAACGTAAGAGTTTTAGGTACATATAttaatggagtttttgaagtttaATCCCCACAAGAATCTTGATCATCCGTATCACCAACCAGCAGCAGCTGCCTCTTACAACATGAAGAAGGTCTGCAGCTGGAATAATCATACGCTTGAGCAGCACCACCAGCAGCTGCAGCAGCATAAAAAAAGTCATGAAAACGTGAACCCTtcgtcgtcgtcgtcttcgTCGGAGCTTGATTTAAGAAACATTTCAAAGCTTATCCTTCCTCCCTTGGGTGCTTCGAGTTACAACCAAACTCCTATCCAGTCAAATGGATGGATTGTCTCGCCCATGGATTCAAGATACAGGTAGcttgtctttttctttctgttttttcttttcttttatttttttctgctttttctggtttttttggTCGGCTGAATTATGAAGCATGGGTTCGTCAATATGGTAACGAATCGCACTCCGGTACTGTTACAAAATAATCGGTTTTCAAGTGTCTAATCAATTGTTTTGTAAAACTTGGTGTATTAGGCGGTATTCatttacattgaaaaatctctcctaaaCAACAAGGTCAAATAATATTTACTTAACAAAAATATTACATTTACTATATACTTGTATCATCATTTATatcatttctctaatacaaaTTAATCCGGACAATGATCAGCTGTTTAACACCTAAGCGATGCTTGAGCGGCACTAAACGGGAATTTTTATAGatgaatgaagaaaataaaataaataagtgCACGTgtttatgtatgtatgtatgtttttCGACAAAAAACAATAGCGATTTATCCATGAATGAACGAGAACAGTTACAAAAGTTGTCACGTAGTTGCATTTTTTAGTGACCAATTTATGAATGCAGGTGTTGGGAAACATTCATGGTGGTTCTGGTGGCATACTCGGCGTGGGTTTACCCTTTTGAGGTTGCATTTCTTAACACGTCCAAAAGCAGGCCACTATACATTGCAGACAACGTCGTCGATCTATTTTTTGGCGCAGATATTATCTTGACATTCTTCGTCGCATATGTTGATCCAAGAACTCAGTTACTTGTTCATGACTCTAAAAAAATCGCCATGAGGTTGGTTAATTAATTCATTGGTTGGCTTCGAATTTCATCATTAGTTAATTAAATTCAATAATATATAGTGATAAATTAGAGCAATTTTCAATATTCAGCACAAGTAATAATACATAATAGAATCCTCACTTTATTTaaagggaaaaaggaaaaataaaaagtcGAGAAACACATATACCAGGTGATATAAACAATtagttgattttttgtttttaagttttcatctaattatattattatatttgatATACCGGATCGTATTCTCGACAtactaaaaaaatctctcaaTTCGAGGGGATGACATTTGAAAGCTACTTTCTATCCAATTAAGAAAAGAGGACACTCGAATACTATTTGTTCGCTTCTTTGTATGTTTGAACTTCGAAGAAGGTGATTTTTGCATGACTATTTTTTTTCCCTACATAGCTATGTTCATTTCTGATTTTCAAACTAAATAAATTaagaaatagaaaaaaataatcaaaagtgTGTAGAAGTAGAGAAAAGTGGCGTGAGAAATGCATTTCCAATGTAGGAATATGATTCCCGCACTACATGGATATGCTCTTCTTTATTTCACGTACTAAAAAATATTATGCTTCCATCATGACTTTGGTGAAACTTGGATTGGAAATTTCAATCTGACTTGAAAAAGTCCGATCGAAAATCGAATATTTCCGAAGAATCGGATGAAAACTGAAATGTGGAAAGAAttccaaaaatttcaaaatttcatctGATTTTATTGAAACCTTTCCAAACTTATTTTCGTACAAAATTCAGAATATTAATCACTAATTGTATGTATATTGTAATACATTAATTAAGATTTAACTACAAATGATATAACAAAAAGATGATTACTTAATTCTTAAAATATATACAGATACCTTACGACATGGTTTTTGATGGATTTGGCATCAACACtgccatttgaggcactttttTTAGCACTGGGAAAAAACAAATTGAGTGCCTCTTACTCTCTATTGGGATTGCTCAGATTCTGGCGACTAAGACGAGCAAAGCAACTCTTCACAAGGTTGGTTTTCCGTACATATATATTTGCCTCTATATGTGTAATATATATGCATGGTTTAGGATCGGGTGATACATTTTAACCAAGTTTTGTGAGACTTATTTcgtaatttttttcaacaatctAGATCTGTCTTTATTTTAGGTCTTTACTCAAAGATCATATTTATCAGAAATCACCCAAATCTAAAATCATTGATCATTGGATTAAATGGTAGTCATTTCAGTGTGTAAAACCACTCCTTTTCTTTGCTACAAGTGAATGTTTTAATGGTTTTAGATTTATCTAAATTTTtgcaataataatttaaaatataaacagTTCGAATCgttgaaaaaaattatgaagtgaatcctaaaaaaatgtgtcaaaatgtgtgttaaaaaaaCGTGTGTCTCCTAATCCTGACCatatacatatgtgtgtgtgtgtgtgtgtgtgtgtgtgtaattatatatataacctCATCTTAATTCCATTAAAAATTTGTGACTCAATCACATGCATCATATATCTTCTTTGGCAGACTTGAAAAGGATATCAGGTTTAGCTATTTTTGGGTCAGATGTGCAAGGCTTTTATCTGTAAGTATTTAGCACTTAATGTTTTTTTCCTCTCAAACCTAATCATTTTTACTTAAagtttaatcattttttttaaatgaaaatcgAATGCATCGTGCAAGTTTTAACATACATAAGTAATAAAATTTAGAAATACAATTAAACACTATACAATATATTGTATAGGTGTTTTAGTAAGAAAACCAATGCAACTAAGCGtcatttgataattatttttttttttgttgtgatagaagaaaaatatattggGAGGGGGCCAAGGGAAGGATAAAGAAGGGTAGAGCATGGGGTGGGAGTAGGTCTGATAATTTCTTGTACGACCTGTTAACCTGATACAAAACGACAAAAAAATAACAGGTACTCGGTCAATCCATTAACGAGTCTGGTCATTATTGGGTTCCCCACTAAGAACATGTTAATAGTTCAGGCCGTTATTGGGTTACACGTTAAAAACTCATTAAGATAACAAGTATGACACATAAAAGACACGAACACGACCCTATTTGACAGGTCGAGACATTAGGCACGACAATGTCTTGCATGACGTATTAACCCGACATGAAACCTCACAAACCATTAATGAGTCCGGTCATTATCGGATGACCTATTAAGAACGTGTTAAGATAACAAGTTTGACACAACAAAATCTGCTGAGATAATGGAT includes:
- the LOC126631518 gene encoding zinc finger BED domain-containing protein RICESLEEPER 2-like, which codes for MAFDRLKVDDGYYLPYFTKESHDNIKERPPSTYDWSEAGIFAFFLRHFYKVTLKACCSNTLTIHTTFGDLFKIKSLLLENKDNEFLSMISMLMQEKYDKYWGSIEDMNQYVFVSLVLDPRHKLEKVVDYYEILYGEDEEKVEIATNAVKDLLFDLYKIHKELSFDTQQSTSSGGGSQSATTSGDPLSTMTEIERKLKKKAKRARIVHNDLDRYLSDPNEEEEEANFDILNWWRVNGLSKYPILARVAKEILAIPVSTIALESSFSTSGQIIDPYRSSLSPKMVEALICTQNWLRLIHVALHHKPTIEEIEFCKEVEKEMQMEAQRNVLCCLLGRLSIELELEDLEDFICARHEVMKP